The Candidatus Limnocylindrales bacterium genome has a segment encoding these proteins:
- the phoU gene encoding phosphate signaling complex protein PhoU — MREHLVRELMGLKAKWIDLSRHVITQLDDAISSLLTDNYELAQKVIEEDSDIDHQEVLIEEECLKIIALYQPVSRDLRLIAAILKANNDLERIGDHAVNIAQMTLSLRDNPIKNFPPHLGEMTQKVTDICQRGFQAFIDGDLEMARVICREDRTVDELEEYIYAETKKAREAGILNFDHALYLHRFARELERVSDLITNIAEDTIYLITGKIVRHNPDIKGYIT, encoded by the coding sequence ATGAGAGAACACCTTGTCCGAGAACTTATGGGACTAAAAGCAAAATGGATCGATCTGAGTCGGCATGTCATTACCCAGTTGGATGATGCGATTTCTTCTTTATTAACCGATAACTATGAACTGGCTCAAAAAGTCATCGAAGAGGACTCAGATATAGACCATCAGGAAGTCTTGATCGAAGAAGAGTGCCTGAAGATTATAGCCCTCTATCAGCCGGTATCCCGGGACTTACGTCTGATTGCAGCCATCTTAAAAGCCAACAACGACTTAGAACGAATCGGAGATCATGCTGTTAATATCGCCCAAATGACTTTAAGCCTTCGGGATAACCCCATTAAAAATTTCCCTCCCCATCTGGGAGAGATGACCCAAAAGGTCACCGATATTTGCCAACGGGGATTCCAGGCATTTATAGATGGGGATCTGGAAATGGCCCGGGTAATTTGTAGAGAAGATCGGACCGTGGACGAACTGGAAGAGTATATTTACGCTGAAACAAAAAAAGCCCGTGAGGCAGGAATTTTAAATTTTGACCATGCGCTTTATTTGCATAGATTTGCCAGGGAATTGGAGCGGGTTTCCGATCTTATCACCAATATTGCCGAAGACACCATTTATCTGATCACAGGTAAAATCGTCCGACATAACCCGGACATAAAGGGTTATATCACCTGA
- the pstB gene encoding phosphate ABC transporter ATP-binding protein PstB produces the protein MKTMKNSTHWIRSKSVEEKLEEFAELESTIHPELDTENAIIEIKDFNLWYGSQQALYNINMRIPYGKVTALMGPSGCGKSTLIRCINRLNDLIDNVRIKGEMYLNKDPIYAPDVDVIELRKRIGMVFQKSNPFPMSIYENVVYPLRIDGENRKAVLDEVVERSLKSAALWEEVKDRLHHSALELSGGQQQRLCIARAIAQEPEVLLMDEPCSALDPIATGKIEDLIHALKGEYTVVIVTHNLQQAARISDYTAFMYLGKLIEFGPTAVIYQNPIRPQTEAYITGRFG, from the coding sequence ATGAAGACCATGAAAAATTCTACTCATTGGATCAGGTCTAAGTCTGTAGAAGAGAAGTTAGAAGAATTTGCAGAACTGGAGTCGACCATTCATCCAGAACTGGACACCGAAAATGCTATTATCGAAATAAAGGACTTTAATCTCTGGTACGGGTCTCAACAGGCACTCTATAATATCAACATGCGTATTCCTTATGGGAAAGTGACGGCCCTTATGGGACCCTCGGGTTGTGGAAAGTCTACATTGATCCGCTGTATCAACCGATTGAACGATTTAATAGATAACGTTCGTATCAAAGGGGAAATGTATCTCAATAAAGATCCCATTTATGCTCCAGATGTGGATGTGATCGAACTCCGAAAACGGATTGGTATGGTTTTTCAAAAATCCAACCCCTTCCCCATGAGCATTTACGAAAACGTAGTTTATCCACTTCGAATCGATGGAGAAAATCGCAAAGCTGTTTTGGATGAGGTTGTGGAGCGAAGCTTAAAAAGTGCTGCGCTGTGGGAGGAAGTCAAAGACCGACTTCACCATTCGGCGCTGGAACTTTCCGGTGGTCAACAACAACGTCTCTGCATCGCCCGGGCTATTGCCCAGGAACCGGAAGTGCTACTCATGGATGAACCTTGCTCGGCCCTGGATCCCATCGCAACGGGAAAAATCGAGGATCTTATCCACGCCCTCAAAGGGGAGTATACCGTGGTGATCGTAACCCATAACCTACAGCAAGCGGCCCGAATCTCAGACTATACGGCTTTCATGTACCTTGGAAAGCTTATTGAATTCGGACCCACGGCAGTTATTTACCAAAATCCTATAAGGCCTCAAACCGAGGCCTATATCACAGGTCGATTTGGATAA
- a CDS encoding PstS family phosphate ABC transporter substrate-binding protein, whose protein sequence is MRNQNFWIRYLFIPVGILLLVGYTLAQETSVKVDPAIPDYKPTKGISGNLKSVGSDTMNNLMTLWAEGFNKFYPGVKIEIEGKGSSTAPPALTAGTAHFGPMSREMKAQEIDEFEKKYGYKPTEVKTSLDVLAVYVHKDNPIQCLSLPQIDAIFSKTRRGGYEKDIRTWGDLGLTGEWADKPISLYGRNSASGTYGYFKEHALFKGDYKDEVKEQPGSSSVVQGVASDKFGIGYSGIGYKTADVRAVPLAAKEGATCYEANMENAYSGEYPIARFLYIYVNKAPGKSLDPLRREFLSFVLSKQGQEVVVKDGFIPLPASLIQEERSKLGLMENNKG, encoded by the coding sequence ATGAGAAACCAAAACTTTTGGATCCGTTATCTATTCATTCCAGTTGGGATACTTTTACTGGTCGGATATACCCTTGCCCAGGAGACCTCTGTTAAAGTAGATCCCGCCATTCCCGATTATAAGCCGACCAAAGGTATTTCAGGAAATCTTAAGAGTGTCGGTTCGGATACCATGAATAACTTGATGACCCTATGGGCAGAAGGCTTTAATAAGTTTTATCCTGGGGTTAAAATTGAAATTGAAGGAAAAGGTTCCAGTACGGCTCCACCTGCATTGACTGCCGGAACCGCCCATTTTGGTCCTATGTCTCGAGAGATGAAGGCTCAAGAGATCGATGAGTTTGAGAAAAAGTATGGTTACAAACCCACAGAAGTGAAAACCTCTCTGGATGTTCTGGCGGTTTATGTTCACAAAGATAATCCTATCCAATGCCTGAGTCTTCCGCAGATCGATGCGATCTTTTCCAAAACCCGACGGGGAGGTTATGAAAAGGATATACGAACCTGGGGAGATCTGGGTTTAACAGGGGAATGGGCTGATAAACCTATCAGTCTGTATGGGCGTAATAGCGCTTCCGGTACTTATGGATACTTCAAGGAGCATGCCTTATTTAAGGGTGATTACAAGGATGAAGTCAAAGAACAACCCGGAAGCTCATCAGTTGTGCAGGGCGTTGCTTCAGATAAATTCGGAATCGGCTACAGTGGAATTGGTTACAAGACGGCAGATGTACGGGCTGTACCCCTTGCAGCCAAGGAAGGGGCTACCTGCTATGAGGCTAATATGGAAAATGCTTACAGCGGCGAATATCCCATTGCCCGATTCTTATATATCTATGTCAATAAAGCCCCGGGTAAGAGCCTCGATCCACTGCGACGAGAATTTCTGAGTTTCGTTTTAAGCAAACAAGGTCAGGAAGTTGTCGTGAAGGATGGATTTATTCCTTTACCCGCCAGTTTGATTCAGGAAGAAAGAAGCAAACTAGGCCTCATGGAGAATAATAAAGGTTAA
- a CDS encoding DUF5132 domain-containing protein, with the protein MALLDDLRDGLGGSIATGLAIGVGATILSPVVIPIAANVVKPLAKAAIKSGILIYEKGRELVAEAGEMVEDIIAEAKAELSETSQKTSPIVNAKGEPIH; encoded by the coding sequence ATGGCTCTTTTAGATGATCTTAGGGATGGTTTAGGAGGTAGTATTGCAACCGGACTTGCAATAGGCGTAGGAGCAACGATCCTCTCGCCGGTTGTAATTCCCATTGCAGCCAATGTAGTTAAACCTTTAGCCAAAGCCGCTATAAAAAGTGGGATCCTTATCTATGAAAAGGGTAGAGAACTAGTTGCTGAAGCTGGAGAGATGGTTGAAGATATAATCGCGGAGGCAAAGGCGGAACTCTCAGAAACATCCCAAAAAACGTCCCCTATTGTTAACGCTAAAGGAGAACCCATCCATTGA
- a CDS encoding ABC transporter permease subunit has translation MEDGQRTTDHRLPVRSKRPRKTKRSVIFIDKFSTTIISLGGILVIIAVLGILIFLITVVVPLFRGARVISFTSYNLPLTDRELLFAEMDDYLSLGMALSRDGFLTTFQASTGKKMFEERIVPSDAEITAFSRTLRRGYVALGLSNGEVSLGNLSFKISFPTEEEVPEEFKNLSPGASVVFGKGILERAPEGQFRKIEEQIEFAPPVKVGTSQASVVLIDYRPLEGQIEELVTLQADGRLFLSRVTRKKNLLTGKVTTSLDRREIPYSESENQKSKTGELEPGLPIKLLVSGQGDQLYLAWKDGTLHRYDLRNPEKAVVVEKTNLIQWNTTNTQQRILTQLKFMIGDQSLISTDSAGNVIAWFRVEKGPQARGSDGYELVPAHILEKHHGPVSALAVSPRDKSLVTATSDGEVFLRHMTSEQVLARLSLPSKEEILTIQLTPKLDGIFAVDKSLTAYLWKIHNPHPETTWKSIFGKVWYEGYPKPTYTWQSSSGTDDFEPKLSLVPLIFGTLKATFYSLLFAVPVALLAAIYTSEFLDKKLKSILKPGIETMASLPSVVLGFIAALVLAPFVENWVLSILFAFGMLPLILLFWGYIWQLLPPQITIRLSGALQFIIILAVMIIGFNLAENLGVRVEKLIFHGDFKAWLDGRIGTGTPLWFILFFPFSILLVSLFKKRFLNRIIWERISYKNHLRAGLIEFMGALSVFIVSVFLSYGTGLLLTTLGWDARGELVGTYVQRNTLIVGFAMGFAVIPIIYTITEDALAAVPESLRAASLACGATRWQTAIRIVLPTAASGIFSAVMVGLGRAVGETMIVVMAAGNTPVLDLNIFNGLRALSANIAVELPEAVKDSTLYRMLFLAALLLFVMTFIVNTLAEIIRLRFRKKAYQL, from the coding sequence ATGGAGGACGGACAACGAACTACAGATCATAGGCTGCCGGTCAGATCGAAACGCCCAAGAAAAACCAAAAGAAGCGTTATCTTCATTGATAAGTTTTCTACAACTATTATCAGTCTTGGGGGTATTCTGGTAATCATAGCCGTACTGGGAATCTTGATATTTCTAATAACGGTCGTAGTTCCTCTCTTCCGGGGTGCCAGGGTAATTTCTTTTACCTCTTATAACCTTCCTCTCACAGATCGGGAGTTACTCTTTGCGGAGATGGACGATTATTTATCGTTAGGGATGGCTTTATCCAGAGATGGCTTTCTGACTACCTTCCAGGCTTCGACAGGAAAGAAGATGTTTGAAGAGAGAATAGTCCCTTCCGACGCCGAGATAACTGCCTTCTCCAGGACCTTACGCAGAGGTTATGTGGCTCTAGGGTTGTCCAATGGAGAGGTTTCTCTGGGAAACCTCTCGTTTAAGATTTCCTTTCCTACGGAAGAAGAGGTTCCGGAAGAATTTAAGAATTTGAGTCCTGGAGCCTCAGTGGTATTTGGAAAAGGGATCTTAGAGAGAGCCCCGGAAGGTCAATTCCGAAAGATTGAAGAACAGATAGAATTTGCTCCACCTGTAAAAGTAGGAACAAGTCAAGCTTCGGTAGTTTTGATAGATTACAGGCCCCTGGAAGGCCAGATAGAGGAATTAGTTACCCTCCAGGCAGATGGTCGGTTGTTCTTGAGCAGGGTGACCAGGAAGAAGAATCTCCTGACCGGTAAAGTAACCACCAGTTTAGACAGGAGGGAAATACCCTACTCAGAGTCTGAGAACCAAAAGTCGAAAACCGGGGAGTTAGAACCAGGCCTGCCCATAAAACTTTTGGTAAGTGGGCAGGGAGATCAGCTTTACCTGGCCTGGAAGGATGGAACACTCCATCGATACGACCTTCGGAATCCGGAAAAAGCCGTTGTTGTCGAGAAAACTAATCTGATTCAATGGAATACAACGAATACTCAACAACGAATCCTTACCCAATTAAAGTTCATGATCGGAGATCAATCCCTTATCTCTACAGATTCTGCGGGAAACGTTATCGCCTGGTTTCGGGTAGAAAAAGGACCCCAGGCCCGGGGAAGCGACGGCTATGAACTTGTTCCGGCCCATATACTGGAAAAGCATCATGGCCCGGTATCGGCTTTGGCCGTGTCGCCCCGGGATAAAAGCCTGGTTACGGCAACTTCCGATGGGGAAGTTTTCCTCCGGCATATGACTTCAGAACAGGTTCTTGCCCGGTTGTCCCTTCCTTCCAAAGAAGAGATCCTTACCATCCAATTAACTCCTAAATTGGATGGTATCTTTGCCGTCGATAAATCGCTAACGGCTTATCTCTGGAAAATCCATAATCCGCATCCAGAAACAACCTGGAAGTCTATCTTTGGTAAAGTCTGGTATGAGGGATATCCGAAACCTACTTATACCTGGCAATCCTCCAGTGGAACCGACGATTTTGAGCCAAAACTCAGTCTGGTCCCCTTAATCTTCGGTACCCTGAAGGCAACGTTTTACTCTCTCCTGTTTGCGGTACCGGTGGCTCTTCTGGCTGCAATTTATACTTCTGAGTTCCTGGATAAAAAACTTAAATCTATTCTAAAACCCGGTATAGAGACGATGGCTTCCCTACCCAGTGTAGTTTTAGGTTTTATTGCGGCCTTGGTGTTGGCTCCTTTCGTGGAGAACTGGGTCCTGTCCATCTTGTTTGCCTTTGGGATGCTACCTTTGATTCTTCTCTTCTGGGGCTATATCTGGCAGCTTTTACCCCCCCAAATTACCATCCGACTCTCAGGAGCCCTTCAATTTATCATTATCCTGGCCGTGATGATAATCGGTTTTAATTTGGCCGAGAATTTAGGCGTGAGGGTAGAAAAGCTGATTTTCCATGGAGATTTTAAAGCCTGGCTGGATGGGCGCATTGGAACGGGTACCCCTCTCTGGTTTATCCTGTTTTTCCCCTTTTCAATCCTCCTGGTTTCTCTATTTAAAAAAAGGTTCCTAAACAGGATAATCTGGGAAAGGATCTCTTATAAAAATCACCTGAGAGCAGGGTTAATAGAATTTATGGGGGCCCTCTCCGTCTTTATAGTATCCGTTTTTCTAAGTTATGGAACAGGCCTATTACTGACAACCCTGGGATGGGATGCGCGGGGCGAGTTGGTTGGAACTTATGTACAAAGAAATACTCTGATCGTCGGGTTTGCCATGGGATTTGCGGTTATTCCCATTATCTATACCATCACCGAAGATGCTCTGGCTGCGGTTCCTGAATCTCTTCGTGCAGCCTCCTTAGCCTGTGGAGCGACACGATGGCAGACGGCCATTCGAATTGTTCTTCCCACGGCGGCCAGTGGGATCTTTTCGGCTGTTATGGTCGGCCTGGGGAGAGCCGTTGGGGAAACCATGATTGTGGTCATGGCAGCCGGAAATACACCGGTTCTGGATCTAAATATTTTCAACGGACTTCGTGCCTTATCTGCCAACATCGCCGTGGAATTACCGGAAGCAGTTAAAGACAGTACCCTGTATCGGATGCTTTTCCTGGCAGCGCTACTGCTCTTTGTAATGACTTTTATCGTTAATACCTTAGCTGAAATTATTCGACTCAGATTTAGAAAGAAGGCCTATCAACTCTAA
- a CDS encoding HAD-IC family P-type ATPase yields MKVLIQAIHTAVKGRARYKVSLLYRSNSFKKELEFRLLNKEGIYQVSANVLTGNVLVVFNSDNTVSEIAALIEDIALKYENQETGRSENLGPSFLPGGSTRQENLSFSFSKENLPKPLNPPSERLITSAFPLSYRKEEKPADLDASSLPAIRRTLRKLITQEEEQVLKPWYLVDTEEVITAFNSSGESGLSGEVARERLKTYGPNVLPESAPRSGLSIFFDQLNSLPVALLTVAAGISLFTGGLADAVVIMGVVAINATIGYITETQSEKTIHALKSLIRPSALVIRQGYLQEIRAEEVVPGDVLVLRPGSYVVADGRLIESHHLSIDESALTGESVPVLKTSQPILSSKAVPLADRVNMVYMGTLVTGGQGLAVVVATGKFTEMGQIQTLVGEAETPETPMERQLNRMGRQLVLIGGTICGLVFVIGLLRGYGFTQMLTTSISLAVAAVPEGLPTVATTTLALGIRNMRKQKVLIRHLDAVETLGSVQTLCLDKTGTITLNKMAVVAIHTGMKSLRVSEGKFMTGKESINPFTCEELLRLIHISVLCNETEIIRTDNEYILKGSPTENALIHMGISAGVDVIELRKVHPIVKISHRSENRNFMSTLHRTHDIGESGKSSLLLALKGSPTEVLSLCDWQIKDGIKIPLTEEDRLRIEMENEFMAGEALRVLGVAHTYFDEGEENLNVQKGLIWLGLIGMIDPIRKGVKEVLGVLHQAGINTVMITGDQSPTAYAIGKELHLSQDKQLEILDSTHLTEMDPEILKGLAERVHVFARVSPAHKLRIVQALQRAGKVVAMTGDGINDGPALKAANIGIAMGKTGTDVAREVADIILEDDNLETMIVALSQGRTIYNNIRKSVHFLLATNLSEIMVMFVALTAGLGHPLNAMQLLWINLISDIFPGLALALESPEPDILSRPPRDPEEPILKTSDFKRIIFEAGTIAGGALGAYGYGILKYGRGPQASTLAFMGLTSSQLLHAMSCRSEKYGLWDKGKLPSNTYLTMALGGSFALQIVALLIPGIRNLLGITPISLTDSLVVGSSALVPLILNEITKNKKIF; encoded by the coding sequence GTGAAGGTGTTAATCCAGGCGATCCACACCGCAGTAAAGGGAAGAGCCCGATACAAAGTATCTTTGCTTTATCGTTCAAACTCCTTTAAAAAAGAACTTGAGTTCAGGCTCCTAAATAAGGAAGGAATCTATCAGGTCTCTGCCAACGTATTGACCGGAAATGTTCTGGTTGTTTTTAACTCAGATAACACGGTATCAGAAATAGCGGCCCTTATTGAGGATATTGCGCTTAAATATGAAAACCAGGAAACTGGGCGATCCGAAAACCTCGGTCCTTCTTTTCTTCCAGGAGGATCAACCCGGCAAGAAAATTTATCCTTTTCTTTTTCCAAAGAGAACTTACCAAAGCCTTTAAATCCCCCTTCTGAGAGATTAATAACCTCAGCTTTCCCCCTATCTTATAGAAAAGAAGAAAAACCGGCGGATTTGGATGCTTCTTCCCTGCCTGCTATCAGAAGAACCTTAAGAAAGCTGATTACTCAAGAGGAAGAGCAGGTTCTCAAACCCTGGTATCTGGTGGATACCGAGGAGGTTATAACTGCCTTTAATAGCTCAGGGGAATCCGGTTTATCCGGTGAGGTTGCCAGGGAACGTTTGAAGACATATGGGCCCAATGTCTTACCTGAATCGGCTCCTCGCTCCGGGCTTAGTATCTTTTTTGATCAACTAAACTCTCTTCCTGTAGCTCTTTTAACTGTAGCGGCGGGTATTTCCCTTTTTACCGGTGGACTTGCAGATGCAGTGGTTATTATGGGGGTTGTTGCCATCAACGCAACGATTGGTTATATAACAGAAACCCAATCGGAGAAAACCATTCATGCTCTCAAGAGCTTAATCAGACCTTCCGCTTTGGTAATCCGGCAGGGTTACCTCCAGGAAATAAGGGCAGAGGAAGTCGTTCCAGGAGATGTGCTGGTCCTTAGACCCGGAAGCTACGTGGTTGCTGATGGTCGACTCATTGAGAGCCATCATCTTAGTATAGATGAATCTGCTCTAACCGGGGAAAGTGTGCCGGTTCTTAAAACCTCTCAACCTATTCTCTCTTCAAAAGCTGTCCCTTTGGCCGATAGAGTAAATATGGTTTATATGGGAACTTTGGTTACCGGGGGACAGGGACTTGCCGTTGTTGTGGCTACTGGTAAGTTTACGGAGATGGGCCAGATTCAAACCCTTGTTGGAGAGGCGGAAACCCCTGAAACTCCCATGGAAAGGCAGTTAAACAGAATGGGACGTCAGCTGGTTCTGATAGGTGGTACGATTTGTGGTTTGGTTTTCGTAATTGGACTCCTGCGGGGATATGGTTTCACTCAAATGCTGACCACCTCTATCTCTCTGGCCGTAGCTGCTGTTCCTGAAGGACTTCCAACCGTTGCAACCACCACCCTGGCCCTGGGTATTCGGAATATGCGGAAACAGAAAGTTCTTATCCGCCATCTCGATGCTGTAGAGACTCTGGGTTCTGTTCAAACCCTTTGTTTGGATAAGACAGGAACCATTACTTTGAATAAAATGGCTGTGGTTGCTATCCATACGGGAATGAAATCCTTGAGAGTATCCGAGGGCAAATTCATGACGGGAAAGGAGTCGATTAACCCTTTCACCTGTGAAGAATTATTGAGGTTGATTCATATCTCAGTTCTCTGTAATGAAACTGAAATCATTAGAACAGACAATGAGTATATTCTTAAAGGTTCTCCTACTGAAAATGCGCTGATTCACATGGGGATCAGTGCGGGGGTTGATGTGATAGAACTTCGGAAAGTACATCCCATAGTGAAGATCAGTCACCGTTCCGAAAATCGTAACTTTATGAGCACCCTTCATAGGACTCATGATATAGGGGAATCCGGTAAGTCTTCTCTGCTTCTGGCCTTAAAAGGGAGTCCTACAGAGGTTTTATCCCTTTGTGATTGGCAGATCAAAGATGGAATAAAGATCCCACTTACGGAAGAGGATCGACTACGCATAGAAATGGAGAATGAATTCATGGCCGGAGAGGCCCTTCGGGTTCTGGGGGTTGCCCATACTTACTTCGATGAGGGAGAGGAAAATCTTAACGTCCAGAAAGGGTTGATATGGCTCGGTCTTATCGGGATGATAGATCCCATAAGAAAAGGGGTCAAGGAAGTTCTTGGAGTTCTTCACCAAGCCGGAATCAATACGGTCATGATAACAGGAGATCAAAGCCCGACGGCTTACGCCATAGGAAAGGAACTCCATCTAAGTCAGGATAAGCAACTGGAAATTCTGGATTCAACCCATCTTACCGAAATGGACCCGGAGATTTTAAAGGGATTAGCCGAACGGGTACACGTTTTCGCAAGGGTCAGCCCTGCCCATAAGCTGCGGATTGTTCAAGCTCTCCAGAGGGCCGGAAAAGTCGTTGCCATGACAGGCGATGGAATTAATGATGGACCGGCTTTAAAGGCAGCAAATATCGGAATTGCCATGGGAAAGACAGGGACCGATGTGGCTCGAGAAGTAGCCGATATTATACTTGAAGACGATAACCTCGAAACTATGATTGTTGCCCTAAGCCAGGGACGGACTATTTATAATAACATACGGAAATCGGTTCATTTCCTCTTGGCTACTAACCTGAGTGAAATCATGGTGATGTTTGTGGCCCTTACGGCAGGTCTGGGTCATCCTTTGAACGCCATGCAACTCCTGTGGATTAACTTAATTTCGGATATCTTTCCAGGTCTTGCTCTTGCTCTGGAATCTCCAGAACCTGATATCCTTAGCCGACCTCCCCGAGACCCCGAGGAACCTATCCTTAAAACATCCGATTTTAAAAGAATAATCTTCGAAGCGGGAACAATAGCCGGTGGTGCCTTGGGAGCTTATGGTTACGGGATTCTAAAATATGGTCGGGGGCCCCAGGCAAGTACTCTGGCCTTTATGGGATTAACCTCAAGTCAGCTTCTTCATGCTATGAGTTGCCGCTCTGAGAAATACGGTTTATGGGATAAAGGGAAACTTCCGTCTAACACTTATCTTACGATGGCTTTAGGAGGCTCCTTTGCATTACAAATCGTCGCTCTCCTGATTCCAGGAATCCGGAATCTCCTCGGCATTACCCCTATAAGTCTGACTGATAGCCTGGTCGTAGGGAGTAGTGCCCTGGTTCCGCTTATATTAAATGAAATAACGAAAAATAAAAAGATATTCTAA
- the pstA gene encoding phosphate ABC transporter permease PstA has product MRKIDRTRLKEEPNLQKPAGPEKFQKKKHASRPTLQGEPLVWLTGGGLALATLMVTGLLFLVFYQGILTFWPEPLVKVVDRQGRVYLGEITRKESYHPGQEVLKQLPEPQDPRAKSLLKRGIAERILIRTGNYDLYGDDFKWISLFEIQEKEYPPEAITVERLEWGPFYGFMEEFRIDGNPIAQGPTETWKKFQEFHDQARERYLKIKQMEKKDLDGVNTQIEESRLKLRKAELIYGKNSDRYKKIRAQIEKEENALTIHYHQISEQITRLQEENNRYKILLKEVGGTPKEIGLFEVVRAYRANELNFWERLKIYLSRWWEFLSSEPREANTEGGVFPAIFGTFVMTVIMSLAVAPFGVIAALYLREYAKQGPLVSGVRIAVNNLAGVPSIVFGVFGLGFFCYIVGGTIDSIFFPEKLPVPTFGTGGILWASLTLALLTVPVVIVATEEALAAVPRSMREGSYACGASKWQTIRRVVLPQATPGIMTGLILAMARGAGEVAPLMITGVVKLAPQLPLDDRFPYFHLERSFMHLGFHIYDVGFQSRNSEAGKPMVFTTTLLLILLIVTLNATAIYLRNKLKRKYKVGHF; this is encoded by the coding sequence ATGAGAAAAATCGATAGAACCCGCTTGAAAGAAGAACCGAACTTGCAGAAGCCAGCCGGCCCGGAAAAATTTCAGAAAAAAAAGCACGCTTCCCGTCCTACCCTGCAAGGGGAGCCTCTGGTCTGGCTGACCGGTGGAGGTCTGGCTCTTGCCACTTTGATGGTCACCGGATTGCTCTTTTTGGTTTTTTATCAAGGTATCTTGACTTTTTGGCCTGAACCCCTCGTCAAAGTAGTAGATCGACAAGGAAGAGTCTATCTGGGGGAAATTACCCGTAAAGAAAGCTATCATCCCGGTCAGGAGGTTCTAAAACAACTCCCGGAACCCCAAGATCCCAGGGCTAAAAGTCTCCTGAAGAGGGGAATTGCCGAGAGAATCTTGATAAGAACGGGAAATTACGATCTCTACGGAGATGATTTTAAATGGATCTCGCTTTTCGAGATTCAGGAAAAAGAGTACCCTCCGGAGGCTATTACTGTGGAACGTTTAGAGTGGGGACCTTTCTATGGATTTATGGAAGAGTTTCGAATCGATGGCAATCCTATAGCCCAGGGACCTACAGAAACCTGGAAAAAATTCCAAGAATTCCATGATCAGGCCAGGGAACGTTATCTAAAAATCAAACAGATGGAGAAAAAGGATCTGGATGGGGTTAATACGCAAATTGAGGAATCTAGATTAAAGCTCAGAAAAGCCGAGTTAATTTATGGAAAGAACTCGGATCGTTATAAGAAAATACGGGCTCAGATCGAAAAGGAAGAAAACGCTTTAACCATACACTATCATCAAATAAGTGAACAAATAACCCGACTCCAGGAAGAAAACAATCGTTATAAAATTTTGCTGAAAGAAGTGGGTGGGACTCCTAAAGAAATCGGTTTATTTGAAGTGGTTCGCGCCTATCGGGCCAATGAGTTGAACTTTTGGGAGAGATTAAAAATCTACCTCTCCCGTTGGTGGGAGTTTCTAAGCAGTGAGCCCCGGGAAGCCAATACGGAAGGAGGGGTTTTTCCGGCTATTTTTGGGACTTTTGTAATGACCGTTATCATGTCCCTGGCTGTAGCTCCCTTTGGGGTTATTGCTGCCTTATATTTAAGGGAATATGCCAAACAGGGACCTTTGGTATCCGGGGTACGGATTGCGGTCAATAATTTAGCCGGGGTACCCAGTATTGTTTTTGGTGTTTTCGGTCTTGGCTTTTTCTGCTATATAGTAGGTGGAACGATCGATTCGATATTTTTCCCTGAAAAGCTTCCGGTACCCACCTTCGGTACAGGTGGAATCCTTTGGGCTTCGCTGACCCTGGCTTTATTGACGGTTCCTGTGGTTATTGTCGCTACGGAAGAAGCCCTGGCCGCCGTCCCCAGAAGTATGCGAGAAGGTTCCTATGCCTGTGGTGCCAGCAAGTGGCAAACCATTCGAAGGGTCGTACTTCCTCAAGCAACCCCTGGCATTATGACGGGATTAATTCTGGCCATGGCGCGGGGAGCCGGAGAAGTCGCCCCCCTGATGATTACCGGGGTCGTTAAACTGGCTCCCCAACTACCCCTGGATGATCGCTTCCCCTATTTCCACCTGGAGCGAAGTTTTATGCATCTGGGATTTCACATTTATGATGTCGGATTTCAATCTCGAAATTCAGAAGCCGGAAAACCTATGGTATTCACGACAACGCTTCTCCTCATTCTTTTGATCGTAACCTTGAATGCAACGGCCATTTACTTGCGCAATAAACTCAAAAGAAAATATAAGGTAGGACATTTCTAA